Proteins encoded together in one Leptospira semungkisensis window:
- a CDS encoding PROCN domain protein, which translates to MDLPTPSEINSLRIGNSRGFWKWVLLFTGVLLAFIAWEGIESSQSSQSFRERKKSVDSKVRILREIGHSFSATDLKKDLQKIENYSVELHSASKVGSIQEKTDALLVLEKTLPESLKRWSEFAEGSSDRLLQHVAKESRFLKMESEDRHPLTAKEEERANDYFRMAREEWLAGSKFRRDGNHLYALVLYKRSLKYSLSSLKVSKLPYPEEYSQAASRLLGK; encoded by the coding sequence ATGGATCTCCCCACTCCTTCCGAAATTAATTCGTTGAGGATAGGAAACAGTAGAGGATTCTGGAAATGGGTCCTACTGTTTACAGGAGTGCTTCTGGCATTTATCGCTTGGGAAGGAATAGAATCTTCTCAGTCTTCTCAAAGTTTTAGAGAAAGAAAGAAATCTGTGGATTCCAAGGTCCGCATCCTGAGAGAGATCGGGCACTCCTTCTCTGCAACTGATCTAAAAAAAGATCTCCAAAAGATAGAGAATTATTCGGTAGAATTACATTCTGCATCCAAGGTGGGCAGTATCCAAGAGAAAACGGATGCTCTTTTGGTCTTAGAGAAGACTTTGCCGGAATCCTTAAAGCGCTGGTCCGAGTTTGCAGAAGGATCTTCCGACAGATTATTGCAACATGTGGCAAAGGAATCTCGATTTTTAAAGATGGAATCGGAAGATAGACATCCTCTTACTGCAAAGGAAGAAGAAAGAGCGAACGATTACTTTAGAATGGCAAGAGAAGAATGGCTGGCCGGAAGCAAATTCAGAAGAGACGGAAATCACCTTTACGCCTTGGTATTATATAAGAGATCTTTAAAATACTCCCTATCCAGTCTAAAAGTTTCCAAACTTCCTTATCCGGAAGAATACTCTCAAGCGGCAAGTAGATTGCTCGGCAAGTGA